AAGCCGGGGACGTTGCTGCCACTGCGTGTGAACGCGAGCAGCCCCGTGCTGCTGCGCGTGGGCGACCGGGTGGTCGCGCGTGCGGAGTTGGTGGAGATCGAAGGCGAAGTGGGCGCCCGCATCCTGGCGTTGCTGCCGTGAGCACGCCGGTGCACATGCTGGTGGCCTCGTTCTCTCCCCGTGGGCGGCTGCTGTTCGCGGCGGCCCTGCTCGTGGGGTTGGCCGCGCTCGCGCCCCTTGGAGGACTGTCGTGGGTGGGCACCTCGCGCCTTCTGGTGGGCTCGATGGCCCTCGCGGGGCTGGGATGGGTGTTGCTCCGCAAGGGCGGTGCTGGCGGTGAGACAGGAGCGTTCCCGCCGGAACCCCTGAGCATTGTCTCCAGGGTAGGGCTCTCCCAACGCTGCGGCCTCGCGCTCGTGCAGGTGGAGGGGCGGCGCTACCTGGTGGCGTACGGTGACACCTTCGCGGAGATCCACGAGGCCCGGGGCATGGCGATTCTTCCCGGAGCGACCCTCAGGCCCACGGTGAAGCCTCGATTGGATCTGGAACCGACGGTGCTCTTCACCCGTGCGCGGCAGGCACGGCCTCCGTGCGGCGCTTCCCGGAAGCGGGGTGGGGGATGAGCGCCCTTGGGTTGGGACTCGGCGTGTTCATTCCCGCGCTCGCGTCCGCGTCGGAGACGTCGCTGACGCAGGCGTCCTACGCGGGCAGTCCGCTGGCGATGATGGGGATGCTCGCGCTCCTCTCGTTGCTGCCGTTCGCGGTGCTGATGCTGACGAGCTTCTCGAAGATCGCCGTGGTGCTCTCGCTGGCCCGCTCGGCGATGGGCACCCAGCAGGCTCCGCCGACGGTGGTGCTCACGGGGCTGGCGGTGGTGTTGACGGGGCACATCATGGCGCCGGTGATGGAGCGCATGTACGACGCGGGGCAGGCGGCGTACGACGGGGTTCATTCCGGAGCGCAGGTGCTCGCCGCCGCGAAGCAGGTGACGGAACCCCTGCGCGGCTTCCTCATGAAGCACGGCAGCCCGGAAGAGCGAGCGCGCTTCGTGGACCTGGCCCGCGAGCTGCGGCCTCCAGAGGAAGCGGATCAGGTGCATGAGACGGACCTGTTCGTCGTCATTCCGGCCTTCGTCATCACCGAGCTGAAGGAAGCCTTCCAGATTGGCTTCATCGTCTTCCTGCCCTTCCTGGTGCTCGACATGGTCATCGCGAACGTATTGCTCGCGTTGGGCATGCAGACGCTGTCGCCGAGCCAGGTGAGCCTGCCGTTCAAGATCCTCCTCTTCGTCGCCGTGGATGGCTGGGCCCTGCTCGCGCGGGGACTCATCCTCGGCTACCGGTGATGTCATGACCCAGGACGTCCTGCTCACGCTGGGGCGCGAAGCCCTGCTGTTGATGGTGCTCGCCTCGCTGCCGCCCATTGGCGCGAGCATGGTGGTGGGCTTCCTGATGAGCCTCTTCCAGGCCACCACCCAGCTCCAGGAGAGCACGCTGTCCGTGGTGCCCAAGCTGTGCGCGGCGGTGGTGTCGTTGGTGCTGGCGGGGCCGTGGATCGCCAGTCAGCTCACGCGCTTCACGCAGCAGCTTCTGGCGCTCATCGCGGAGGTGGCGCTGTGAACCCGGACGCGCTGGGTGAACAGTTGCTCACGATGGGACCGCACGCGGTCGCGGTGGCGCTGTGCGCGGCACGCCTCGTGCCCATCGCGTTCCTCTGCCCGTTGCTCGGGGGGCAGGCCGCTCCGACGACGGTGCGCTTGGGGCTGGTGCTCGCGCTGTCGCTCTTCCTGCATGTCGAGGCAGGGGTGGGGTTCAACGGTGAGGTTGAGACGCCGTGGGTGATGGTGGCGCTCGTGGTGCGTGAGCTGGCCTACGGTGTCTCCGTCGGGCTCGTGTCCGCGCTGCCCTTCGACGCGGCGAGGATGGGAGGTCGCTTCATCGACCTCTTCCGAGGGTCCTCCGCGGAAGCGAGCCTACCGCTGGCGGGCAGTCGCGAGTCGGCCACGGGAGATGGGCTGTACCACCTGCTCGTGGCCCGGGTGGTGTCTGGCGCGCTGTTCCCGCTGGTCCTTTCAGCCTTGCTGCGAGGCTTCGGGGTGGTGCGGCTGGGGGCCTTCGTGCCCACGGAGGCCGCTGCCGTGCACGTGGTGGTGATGGTGGGCGGTGCGATGGCCACGGGGCTCGCGTTGGGGGCCCCGGTCGCCGCGGCGGCACTGGCGGTGGACTGCTTCCTGGGGGTGGCCTCGAGAGCCGCGGCCCAGGTGAACCTCCAGGAGTTGGGGGCTCCCCTGCGCATTCTCGGGGGAGGCGCGTTGCTGTGGTTGGGCGTGGGGCTGCTGTGTGAGCGGCTGCTCGCGGGTGTCGCGTCGACCGAGGGCGCGCTGTCGCTGCTGGGGGAGGTCTCGCGATGAGTGGGGAGAAGACCGAGCAGCCCACCGCGAAACGGCTGCGGGAGGCGAGGCGCAAGGGCCAGTTTCCTCGCAGCCGCATGCTCTCCGCCAGCGCGGTGACGCTAGGGGGATTGCTGGGCTTCACCGCGTTCGCGCCAGATGGCTTCACCCGGCTGAAGGACTGGGCATCCCGGTTGATGTTGGAGCAGAGCCTCGTGGGTGCGTGGGAAGACGGGGCCTGGATCGCCGTCCGGCTTTGTGGTCCCGCGCTGGGGGGCGCCGTGGTGGCATCCCTGGCGGTGTCGGTGGCCACCGTGGGCTTCGAGATGGACGCGAGCCATGCCGCGCCGAAGCTTGAACGCATCAACCCGGCGGCGGGCCTCAAGCGCCTCTTCAGCGTGCGGCCCCTCATGGAAATGGGCAAGGCCCTGCTCGTGGCGGCGTTGCTGGCGTCCATCGTCTGGAGCGAGGTGGAGGCGGTTGGCCCGGATGCCCTGCGGGCCGCGTGGCTCGAGGGAACCCGGGGACTGGAGTTCCTTGTCGGCCGGTTGGCGGCGCTGGTGTCGCGGCTGGCGTGGGTGGTCCTGGGCTGCGGTGCGGTGGACTACGCGCTCGCGCGTCGTCGGCACCTGCGCGACCTGATGATGACCCGCGACGAAGTCAAACGAGAGCACAAGGAAAGCGAAGGCGATCCGCGTCACAAGGGGCAGCGGCGGGCCCTGCATCGGCAGTTGGCACAGGGCGGGTCGGCACGAGGGGTGCAAAAGGCCAGCGCCGTGATCGTCAACCCCACGCACATCGCGGTCGCGCTCCGCTACGACGCGGGCGAATGTGACGCGCCCTACCTCGTGGCCAAGGGGCGCGAACAGGACGCGCTCGCGCTCAAGGAGGAGGCACGGCGTCAAGGCATTCCCGTGGTCCGGGACGTGCCGCTCGCCCGCAGCCTCATCCACTTCGACGTCGGCGAGTCCATCCCCGAGGAGCTGTACCAGGCAGCGGCCGTCGTGTTGCGGACCGCGATGGAGACGCGCGGGCCGGACGACCGTCCACGGAGACAGACGTGAAGCAACCGCTCATGAAGGTATTGCTGAAGGCCCGCCAGTCCTCCGACGTCGTGCTCGCGGTGGCGATGGCGGCCGTGCTGGGCGCGCTCATCATCCCGTTGCCCGCGTGGCTCCTCGACGTGGGGCTCGCGGTGAACCTGGCCGTGGCGGTGGCGCTGCTGGTCGCGGC
This window of the Corallococcus silvisoli genome carries:
- a CDS encoding flagellar biosynthetic protein FliO; this encodes MSTPVHMLVASFSPRGRLLFAAALLVGLAALAPLGGLSWVGTSRLLVGSMALAGLGWVLLRKGGAGGETGAFPPEPLSIVSRVGLSQRCGLALVQVEGRRYLVAYGDTFAEIHEARGMAILPGATLRPTVKPRLDLEPTVLFTRARQARPPCGASRKRGGG
- a CDS encoding flagellar biosynthetic protein FliQ; the protein is MTQDVLLTLGREALLLMVLASLPPIGASMVVGFLMSLFQATTQLQESTLSVVPKLCAAVVSLVLAGPWIASQLTRFTQQLLALIAEVAL
- a CDS encoding EscU/YscU/HrcU family type III secretion system export apparatus switch protein, whose product is MSGEKTEQPTAKRLREARRKGQFPRSRMLSASAVTLGGLLGFTAFAPDGFTRLKDWASRLMLEQSLVGAWEDGAWIAVRLCGPALGGAVVASLAVSVATVGFEMDASHAAPKLERINPAAGLKRLFSVRPLMEMGKALLVAALLASIVWSEVEAVGPDALRAAWLEGTRGLEFLVGRLAALVSRLAWVVLGCGAVDYALARRRHLRDLMMTRDEVKREHKESEGDPRHKGQRRALHRQLAQGGSARGVQKASAVIVNPTHIAVALRYDAGECDAPYLVAKGREQDALALKEEARRQGIPVVRDVPLARSLIHFDVGESIPEELYQAAAVVLRTAMETRGPDDRPRRQT
- the sctR gene encoding type III secretion system export apparatus subunit SctR, whose translation is MSALGLGLGVFIPALASASETSLTQASYAGSPLAMMGMLALLSLLPFAVLMLTSFSKIAVVLSLARSAMGTQQAPPTVVLTGLAVVLTGHIMAPVMERMYDAGQAAYDGVHSGAQVLAAAKQVTEPLRGFLMKHGSPEERARFVDLARELRPPEEADQVHETDLFVVIPAFVITELKEAFQIGFIVFLPFLVLDMVIANVLLALGMQTLSPSQVSLPFKILLFVAVDGWALLARGLILGYR
- a CDS encoding EscT/YscT/HrcT family type III secretion system export apparatus protein, which translates into the protein MGPHAVAVALCAARLVPIAFLCPLLGGQAAPTTVRLGLVLALSLFLHVEAGVGFNGEVETPWVMVALVVRELAYGVSVGLVSALPFDAARMGGRFIDLFRGSSAEASLPLAGSRESATGDGLYHLLVARVVSGALFPLVLSALLRGFGVVRLGAFVPTEAAAVHVVVMVGGAMATGLALGAPVAAAALAVDCFLGVASRAAAQVNLQELGAPLRILGGGALLWLGVGLLCERLLAGVASTEGALSLLGEVSR